Proteins from one Malaya genurostris strain Urasoe2022 chromosome 2, Malgen_1.1, whole genome shotgun sequence genomic window:
- the LOC131428599 gene encoding uncharacterized protein LOC131428599, producing MRLCRTVAYVHRYSQNLRRTASKEQRLVGPLSQEELDKGEKTVFRWIQSECYSDEMRALALAGNSANQQIRLEKSSKIRKLSPYLDDSGIIRSDSRIAAAAFASYDTRFPVVLPKAHWATRLLVEWYHSKYLHANGETIVNEMRQRFHISQLRSFVRKVAKDCVECKVKKPVPMIPRMAPLPAARLRAYVRPFSFIESCKLAIRRFIGRRGAPLAIRSDRGTNFVGSRNELEQEMNEIDRQLAETFTNATTRWILNPPGAPHMGGAWERLVRSVKTAFAAISTSRTPNEETLATLLVEAESVVNSRPLTYIPLETAQQEALTPNHFLLSSSSGVIQPPRTLGDPKQACRNEWNLCRVMIDHFWSRWVREYLPTIARRTKWFDEERPIAVGDLVIIVEEKIRNGWTRGRVVQVVAGRDGRVREAVIQTARGLIRRPVAKLARLDIAVGKTGPEVPDQPYGSGNCYG from the exons ATGCGTCTGTGCCGCACGGTAGCGTACGTTCATCGATATTCACAGAACTTGCGACGGACAGCGAGCAAGGAACAACGATTGGTAGGACCGCTATCTCAGGAAGAGTTGGACAAAGGCGAGAAAACTGTCTTTCGGTGGATACAATCCGAATGCTATTCAGATGAAATGAGGGCTCTTGCTCTAGCTGGGAACTCagcaaatcagcaaatccgtttaGAAAAATCAAGTAAAATTCGCAAGCTATCGCCATATTTGGATGATTCGGGAATTATTCGCTCGGATAGTAGAATCGCCGCCGCAGCATTTGCTTCGTACGATACGAGGTTTCCCGTAGTTTTACCGAAAGCACATTGGGCTACACGTTTGTTAGTCGAATGGTACCACTCCAAATATTTGCACGCGAATGGTGAAACGATCGTCAATGAGATGAGGCAGCGTTTTCACATTTCCCAACTGCGTTCGTTCGTTCGAAAGGTGGCTAAGGATTGCGTCGAGTGTAAGGTGAAGAAGCCAGTTCCAATGATACCTCGTATGGCTCCACTTCCAGCGGCTAGGCTGCGGGCGTACGTGCGACCATTCTCATTCATAG AATCCTGTAAACTGGCCATTAGGCGTTTTATAGGACGCAGGGGAGCTCCCTTGGCAATACGCAGCGATAGGGGTACGAACTTTGTAGGATCGCGCAACGAGCTTGAACAAGAGATGAATGAAATCGACCGTCAACTAGCGGAAACGTTCACTAATGCAACCACGAGATGGATTCTGAACCCACCTGGAGCGCCTCATATGGGCGGCGCGTGGGAGCGCCTGGTGCGATCCGTGAAAACGGCTTTTGCGGCGATAAGCACGTCTCGGACGCCGAACGAAGAAACTCTTGCTACGTTGTTAGTAGAAGCGGAAAGCGTAGTGAACTCGCGACCCCTGACATACATACCGTTAGAAACGGCCCAACAGGAGGCTCTAACGCCAAACCACTTTCTTCTATCCAGCTCGAGTGGTGTAATTCAACCACCAAGAACGTTGGGAGATCCAAAACAAGCCTGTAGAAATGAATGGAACTTGTGCCGAGTTATGATCGATCATTTCTGGAGTCGGTGGGTAAGGGAGTATCTTCCCACTATCGCGCGACGTACCAAGTGGTTCGACGAAGAGAGGCCGATTGCGGTCGGGGATCTAGTGATCATTGTGGAAGAGAAGATACGCAACGGATGGACGCGAGGCCGTGTGGTCCAAGTAGTAGCAGGTCGGGATGGCCGAGTTCGTGAAGCCGTAATACAAACTGCACGCGGACTTATTCGTAGACCGGTGGCCAAGTTGGCGCGATTGGATATAGCAGTGGGTAAAACTGGTCCAGAAGTTCCTGACCAGCCTTACGGGTCGGGGAACTGTTACGGTTAG
- the LOC131428600 gene encoding uncharacterized protein LOC131428600, which yields MSENALNENNNCQACAEADDERMRPTIEVPMASKSGSKAGSKPLSGISNARARKARLELEKLEAQKALAAKRLELQRRDQQRRHKEEELMAQQIRAQEEAALELKELQLEEEMTTETFRLRSLIELEEDDDDANESVVSTQSAFSKVRQWGPSNSTMATSTKQAPLIDPRDNGVTTTTRKTPAVYFGVKQPNRYQGVHRRELTGNTLGQSSLEPTLGGIIGRSESTIKPIADRTPPRFTSFMGTQCIFGQNRITHPSVSGNQTSAYPYVNPPISQSQIINTSHVSQPEIDDYQSREVSQFNQNSAEQSGSLTADPLDEIFPRPSTHSKSELEQLEESPRTIDPSNVRRDNVYRSRTEPQRQIDRTTSWGPTPRQLAARHVMAKELPVFSGNPEDWPLFISAYTNSTLACGFSDAENLARLQRCLRGHALESVRSRLLLPAGVSHVIDTLETLYGRPELLIHTLLQKIRVVPAPKSDRLGTLIEFAMAVQNLSDHLEVGRHQAHLNNPMLLFELVEKLPAHMKLDWSIYKHRCGEVNMRSFAQYMQTLVRAATDVTLQYDPKQKHQPAKEKNFKDKNFCGAHSTEGTSSVMQEETVEKRIQPPSRTCLVCKNPEHRVKDCPEFHTLTIDERWKMIQRFNLCRLCLGAHGRRSCKIRKQCDVDGCQRRHHPLLHSKQGIEDNRQKMNNFQSQKSEPKKMSIDSKPSCSRAVTNHHSIEKTTLFRIIPVTLYGNNCSVSVYAFLDEGSEKTLVDEDVVKQLGVVGETLPLCLQWTANVKRTEANSQRVALEIAGRVGGARHSLLDVRTVSKLDLPRQSLRYKDLAKTFPYLRGLPVNDYDEAEPRILIGNDNAHVTSTLKLRDGQPGEPIAAKSRLGWTVYGSNLDKSALRARSFHICECQEKDQMLQERVEQFFSIENLGVMETEPPMSSEVERSYRILRETTKRVGQRFETGLIWKYDCFEFPDSYSMAVKRLQCLERRMQKDLLIGESVRRQLLEYQEKGYIHKATQAELDEADPRRTWYLPLGVVINPKKPSKIRIFCDAAATVEGISLNTMLLKGPDLLSTLLNVLFGFREKRVALCADLMEMFHQIQIRKEDRHAQRLLWRKNSSSPPDVYLMDVATFGATCSPCSAHRRHYSKALCGRLLDSADDVEEAVKLANEVKLVHSFGGFYLRNWLSNSSEVLSRVGESESALKKCLQLDKTSSTERVLGLYWNPNNDVFTFSTCLAKQEDYPTKRHALRVVMSTFDPAGFLCFFLIHGKILIQDLWRAKTGWDESIPVNLRDKWRRWTELFRSLDQISIPRCYFPKASINDIISLQLHIYVDASEDAYACVGYLRAVFPNEIRVAQVGGKSKVAPLKAHSIPRLELMAAVIGVRFAKTVLSGHSLDIGKVVFRTDSKVVLAWINSDHRNYRQFVACRVGEILSKSKVEQWRWISTRKNVADEATKWGKGPNLSSNSRWFRGEDDLYLPEEQWTAIMLTDNESTDE from the exons ATGTCCGAGAACGCactaaatgaaaataataattgcCAAGCCTGCGCAGAGGCGGACGATGAACGGATG AGACCAACTATCGAAGTGCCGATGGCAAGCAAATCCGGTAGCAAAGCTGGAAGCAAACCGTTATCAGGAATAAGTAATGCACGGGCCAGGAAAGCGCGGTTAGAGCTCGAGAAGCTTGAAGCACAGAAAGCGCTTGCTGCGAAGCGTTTGGAACTTCAGCGGCGGGATCAACAACGTAGACACAAAGAGGAAGAGTTGATGGCCCAGCAGATTAGGGCACAGGAAGAAGCAGCACTTGAGCTTAAGGAGCTGCAGTTGGAAGAGGAAATGACTACCGAAACATTTCGACTACGAAGTTTAATCGAACTAGAAGAAGATGACGACGACGCCAACGAAAGCGTTGTGTCCACGCAGAGTGCATTCAGCAAAGTACGGCAGTGGGGACCGTCAAACTCGACAATGGCGACCTCGACGAAGCAGGCACCGTTGATTGACCCAAGAGACAATGGAGTAACGACAACAACCAGAAAAACACCAGCTGTGTATTTTGGTGTGAAGCAGCCAAATAGGTATCAGGGTGTTCATAGAAGGGAGTTGACAGGTAACACATTAGGGCAATCTAGTTTAGAGCCAACGTTAGGAGGTATCATTGGTCGGTCAGAAAGCACAATTAAGCCGATAGCTGACAGAACTCCTCCTAGATTCACTTCGTTTATGGGAACTCAATGTATCTTTGGTCAGAATAGAATAACGCATCCGTCTGTTAGTGGCAATCAAACTTCCGCGTACCCTTATGTCAACCCACCTATTTCTCAGTCTCAAATAATCAATACCTCGCACGTTTCACAACCCGAAATCGATGATTATCAATCGCGGGAGGTTAGTcaatttaatcaaaatagtgcTGAACAGAGTGGTTCGCTGACAGCGGACCCATTGGATGAAATATTTCCGAGGCCGTCTACACACTCCAAATCAGAACTGGAACAGTTAGAAGAATCACCTAGGACAATCGATCCGTCGAATGTTCGTCGAGATAATGTATATCGTTCACGAACGGAACCTCAGCGACAGATTGATAGAACCACGTCTTGGGGCCCGACACCTCGACAATTAGCTGCTAGACATGTAATGGCTAAAGAACTACCAGTTTTTTCTGGGAACCCGGAAGACTGGCCGCTGTTCATCAGTGCGTATACAAATTCTACGTTGGCATGCGGCTTTTCGGATGCGGAAAATTTAGCAAGGTTACAGCGGTGCCTTAGAGGGCACGCACTTGAATCGGTGCGTAGTCGGCTGCTTTTGCCAGCGGGTGTCTCGCATGTTATCGATACACTTGAGACGCTGTATGGACGACCAGAGCTCTTAATCCACACTTTACTGCAAAAGATCCGCGTGGTCCCAGCCCCGAAGTCGGACCGACTCGGCACACTGATTGAATTTGCTATGGCGGTGCAAAATCTCAGCGATCATTTGGAAGTCGGACGACATCAGGCGCACCTGAACAACCCAATGCTCTTGTTCGAATTAGTTGAAAAACTACCGGCGCATATGAAGTTGGATTGGTCGATTTATAAACATCGCTGTGGAGAAGTTAACATGCGTTCATTTGCTCAGTACATGCAGACACTGGTGCGCGCTGCAACTGACGTTACGTTGCAGTACGACCCGAAGCAGAAACATCAACCAGCTAAGGAGAAGAATTTCAAAGACAAGAACTTTTGTGGGGCTCACTCGACAGAAGGTACGTCGTCTGTAATGCAAGAAGAGACTGTCGAGAAAAGGATTCAGCCACCAAGTCGAACATGTCTTGTCTGCAAGAACCCAGAACACCGTGTTAAGGATTGTCCGGAATTCCATACATTAACTATCGACGAGCGTTGGAAGATGATTCAACGATTCAATTTATGTCGGCTTTGTCTCGGAGCGCATGGTAGGAGATCTTGCAAAATTCGTAAACAGTGCGACGTTGATGGTTGTCAACGACGTCATCATCCACTTTTACACTCCAAGCAGGGGATAGAGGATAATAGGCAAAAGATGAATAACTTCCAGTCGCAAAAAAGTGAACCCAAGAAAATGTCGATTGATTCGAAGCCGAGTTGTTCAAGGGCGGTCACAAATCATCATTCGATTGAGAAGACAACGTTGTTCCGCATTATTCCGGTGACACTGTACGGAAACAACTGTTCGGTATCTGTGTACGCTTTCTTGGATGAGGGTTCAGAGAAGACTTTGGTTGACGAGGATGTTGTAAAACAGTTAGGAGTTGTTGGGGAAACGCTACCGCTGTGTCTGCAATGGACAGCAAATGTTAAAAGAACGGAGGCCAACTCCCAGCGAGTCGCTTTAGAAATAGCAGGACGCGTGGGAGGAGCCCGGCATTCACTGTTGGACGTACGCACGGTGAGCAAGCTGGATTTACCCCGACAATCTCTGCGGTATAAAGACTTGGCCAAGACGTTTCCGTATCTCAGAGGTCTCCCGGTTAACGACTATGATGAAGCAGAACCACGTATACTGATTGGAAATGATAATGCACACGTTACGTCCACATTGAAGCTACGAGATGGTCAACCAGGAGAGCCGATTGCCGCTAAATCGCGATTGGGATGGACTGTTTACGGATCTAATCTTGATAAGTCTGCTCTCAGAGCCCGCAGTTTTCACATCTGTGAGTGTCAGGAAAAGGACCAAATGCTACAAGAACGTGTTGAGCAGTTTTTTTCAATCGAGAACCTGGGAGTGATGGAAACGGAACCTCCTATGTCTTCAGAAGTTGAACGGTCTTACCGCATCCTGAGGGAAACAACCAAGCGAGTGGGTCAGCGATTCGAGACTGGACTTATTTGGAAGTACGATTGTTTCGAGTTCCCTGACAGCTACTCAATGGCGGTCAAGCGATTGCAGTGTTTGGAAAGGCGTATGCAGAAAGACTTGCTCATCGGTGAAAGTGTGAGGAGGCAGTTGTTGGAGTACCAGGAGAAAGGGTATATACACAAAGCGACCCAGGCGGAATTGGACGAGGCTGATCCACGACGGACCTGGTACTTACCATTGGGTGTAGTTATTAATCCTAAAAAACCATCAAAAATTCGTATATTCTGCGATGCTGCAGCAACGGTCGAAGGTATTTCGCTCAACACGATGCTGCTCAAAGGACCAGACCTGTTGAGTACGTTGCTGAATGTTCTTTTCGGATTTCGTGAGAAGCGAGTTGCTTTATGCGCTGACCTGATGGAAATGTTTCACCAGATTCAAATTCGGAAGGAAGATCGGCACGCTCAACGACTGCTCTGGCGGAAAAACTCGTCATCACCACCTGACGTTTATTTGATGGACGTTGCTACGTTTGGAGCTACCTGCTCCCCTTGTTCGGCGCA CCGACGCCATTATTCGAAAGCATTATGTGGACGACTACTGGACAGCGCTGACGATGTTGAAGAGGCGGTTAAACTGGCGAACGAGGTTAAATTGGTTCACTCTTTCGGAGGATTCTATCTTCGGAATTGGCTTTCAAACTCATCAGAGGTTCTCTCACGGGTCGGTGAGAGCGAGTCAGCCTTGAAGAAGTGTCTCCAGCTGGACAAGACCAGCTCTACTGAACGCGTACTGGGTCTGTATTGGAATCCTAATAATGATGTCTTCACGTTCTCCACGTGTCTAGCTAAGCAGGAGGACTACCCAACCAAACGTCATGCGCTACGAGTTGTAATGAGTACTTTCGACCCCGCTGGATTTCTCTGTTTTTTCCTCATCCATGGTAAGATACTAATACAAGATCTATGGAGGGCTAAAACAGGATGGGACGAGTCGATTCCGGTTAATCTTCGAGATAAATGGAGACGGTGGACGGAGTTGTTTCGCTCGTTGGACCAGATTAGTATTCCGCGCTGTTATTTCCCAAAGGCGTCGATCAATGATATAATTTCTCTTCAGCTGCACATCTACGTGGACGCAAGTGAAGACGCATACGCCTGTGTTGGATATCTGCGGGCTGTTTTTCCGAATGAAATCCGTGTAGCGCAGGTGGGAGGAAAGTCGAAGGTGGCTCCGCTCAAAGCACACTCTATTCCGCGGCTAGAGCTGATGGCAGCAGTAATCGGTGTGCGCTTCGCCAAGACCGTACTTAGTGGACACTCGCTGGACATTGGGAAAGTAGTTTTTCGGACCGATTCAAAGGTAGTACTCGCCTGGATTAACTCCGATCATCGCAACTATCGACAGTTCGTCGCATGTAGAGTGGGAGAAATCTTGTCTAAATCGAAAGTAGAGCAATGGCGTTGGATATCGACGAGGAAAAATGTTGCCGACGAAGCCACTAAGTGGGGAAAAGGTCCCAATCTTTCTTCAAATAGTCGCTGGTTTCGTGGGGAAGATGATCTTTATCTACCAGAAGAGCAGTGGACTGCGATCATGCTTACAGACAACGAGTCGACCGACGAATAG